In Sorghum bicolor cultivar BTx623 chromosome 10, Sorghum_bicolor_NCBIv3, whole genome shotgun sequence, one genomic interval encodes:
- the LOC8065110 gene encoding EG45-like domain containing protein, whose translation MAKAAAAALLVAALLGCLVSASLADQGTATYYTVYTPSACYGYQDEGTMIAAASDGLWDNGAACGRMYQVSCAGGTNATPNPCKGGSVTVKIVDRCPSPGCQATLDLSQEAFNTIGNLDAGKILINYNQV comes from the exons ATGGCGaaggctgccgccgccgctctgCTCGTCGCCGCCCTGCTCGGCTGCCTTGTCTCGGCGTCGCTCGCCGACCAGGGCACCGCCACCTACTACACCGTCTACACTC CGTCGGCGTGCTACGGGTACCAGGACGAGGGCACGATGATCGCGGCGGCGAGCGACGGGCTGTGGGACAACGGCGCGGCGTGCGGGCGGATGTACCAGGTGTCCTGCGCCGGCGGCACCAACGCCACCCCGAACCCCTGCAAAGGCGGCAGCGTCAccgtcaagatcgtcgaccgcTGCCCGTCGCCGGGATGCCAGGCCACGCTCGACCTCTCCCAGGAGGCCTTCAACACCATCGGCAACCTCGACGCCGGCAAGATCCTCATCAACTACAACCA GGTGTAA